The proteins below are encoded in one region of Vanessa tameamea isolate UH-Manoa-2023 chromosome Z, ilVanTame1 primary haplotype, whole genome shotgun sequence:
- the LOC135194630 gene encoding uncharacterized protein LOC135194630, whose protein sequence is MPTLFAISLFAISNAYAIRNKLNFYDIEINGTTIYSFYTNDTIEYRSNFHTLNYNNMSSIELYANFVPFLLNISMKLLENVHENIKKYYELNTEDIKIIEAASGSSNLEYQSMLRENLNKMNRMKYISPEILLLDLTDFSNYLLQTLIENRLHKASYNLLQPSKWYKNILKYSMLRQQMKIIINVIEVNICYKFSICVQKSDYTEYLIEWLRHVFNADNVKLKSFFHAISNLLYKNMFGIKTNAKFRKKIGKILKSDSYYQRSLVDILDETLSEHDIIKIVNEELRKYVILLKELFKVIDENYQLNDLNDSKLEHFSKQFWLWIDNKNIDIRPVLKDVADNMWQNVRIWPIDAQKKLDNIWTKILTLE, encoded by the exons ATGCCGACACTCTTTGCAATTTCATTGT TTGCAATATCCAATGCCTacgctataagaaataaattaaatttttatgatattgaaataaacGGAACgacaatttattcattttatacaaatgataCCATCGAATATCGTAGTAATTTCCATACGTTAAATTACAACAATATGAGTAGTATAGAATTGTACGCAAACTTTGTACcctttctattaaatatatcaatgaaaCTCCTTGAAAATGTTcacgaaaacattaaaaaatattatgaattgaacactgaagatataaaaataatcgaagCCGCATCTGGATCAAGTAACTTAGAATATCAATCAATGTTGAgagaaaatttaaacaaaatgaatagAATGAAATATATCTCCCCTGAGATTTTATTGTTAGATTTAACAGATTTCTCtaactatttattacaaacactCATAGAGAATCGACTCCACAAAGcgagttataatttattacaaccaAGTAAATGGTATAAGAATATACTCAAGTACAGTATGTTGCGACagcaaatgaaaataattatcaatgtaATAGAAgtcaatatatgttataaattttctatatgTGTTCAAAAGTCTGATTATAccgaatatttaattgaatggtTACGTCACGTTTTCAACGCGGATAACGTTAAATTAAAGTCATTTTTTCATGCAATATCAAATTTACTGTACAAGAATATGTTCggaattaaaacaaatgcaaagtttcgtaaaaaaataggaaaaattttaaaatctgaTTCATATTATCAACGAAGCCTTGTCGACATTCTTGACGAAACTTTGTCGGAGcatgacataataaaaattgtaaatgagGAACTACGTAAATACGTCATTCTTTTAAAAGAACTGTTCAAAGTTATCGACGAAAATTACCAATTGAACGATTTGAATGACAGTAAATTAGAACATTTTTCTAAGCAATTTTGGCTGTGGattgacaataaaaatatagacataAGACCAGTACTAAAAGATGTTGCCGATAATATGTGGCAAAATGTACGAATTTGGCCAATTGATGCTCAGAAAAAATTGGATAACATCTggacaaaaatattaactttagaataa